In Mycolicibacterium gadium, the genomic window ACGTCGGCGGTGCGCGACGGTGACGACTGGATCGTCAACGGCTCCAAGACCTTCATCTCGTCGGGCATCAACAGCGACCTCGTCGTCGTCGTGGCCCGCACCGATCCCGAGGCCGGACACAAGGGCTTCTCGCTCCTGGTCGTCGAGCGCGGGATGGAAGGTTTCACACGCGGCCGCAAGCTGGAGAAGATGGGCCTGCACGCGCAGGACACGTCCGAACTGCACTTCGAGAACGTCCGCGTTCCCGGCGCCAACCTGCTCGGCAAGGAGGGTCGCGGCTTCTACCACCTGATGACCAACCTGCCCTCGGAGCGGCTCTCGATCGCGATCACCGCCGTCGCGGGCGCCCGCGAAACCTGGCGGCAGACACTGCAATACGCCAAGGACCGCAAGGCGTTCGGGCAGCCGATCGGCAGCTTCCAGCACAACCGGTTCCTGCTCGCCGAGATGGACACCGAACTCGAGGTCACCGAGAACTACATCGACCGGTGCCTGCAGGGTGTCGTCGACGGTGAGCTGACCGCGGTCGAGGCGGCCAAGGCGAAGTGGTGGGCCACCGAGGTCGCCAAGAAGGTCGTCGACCAGTGCGTGCAGCTGCACGGCGGCTACGGCTACATGCTGGAGTACCGCGTCGCGCGCGACTACGTCGACGGACGCATCCAGACGATCTTCGGTGGCACGACCGAGATCATGAAGGAGATCATCGGCCGCGACCTCGGGCTCTAGCCGGCTCGCCGGCGTGGGCTCTAGCCGATCGGGGCGTCCGCCGCAGGCATCGGCTCGGTGGTCGGCGCCTCCGCCGCGGGAACCTCAGCGGCCCCTGCCGTCGGTGGTGCCGTCGGGCTGGCTGTCGTCGTGGTGGTGGTGGACGTGCCCGACGTGCTCGTCGGCGTGAGCGCGTCCGGCGGCAGCTTGGGATCAAGCACCGTGTCGATCAGATAGATCCGCGCGTTCTTGGCGAAGATCGCACCGCAGAGAACCTTGGCGGTGTCATTGACCTTGATATCGCCGCCGTCGCCCTCGACGTTGATCTCGGCGCCCTGCTGGGTCGGCCGCTGGCCCTTGACGTCCTCATTGCCGAGCAGGCCGAGGAAGTCGTGGTAGTAGACCAGGTCGCTCAGCGCAGCCGGATCGGCCTTGAGCGCATCGAGCTGAGCCGGAGGCAGCTTGGCGAACGCCTCGTTGGTCGGCGCGAAGACGACGTACGGGCCGTTCTCCAGAACCGGGACGATGTTGACCGCGGGGTTGAAACCGCCCGAGATCGCAGAGTAGAAGGTGCTGACATCCGGGATGCTCTGCAGCGCGGTGCCCACCGGGACGTTCGCCAGATCCTTGTAGCTGGGCACCGACGTCTTGAAGGCATCGCAGCCCGAACCCTGGGGATCGGGGATCTCGAGCGTCGGGGCCGGCTCGGTGGACGGCTGCGCGTATGCGGTCACAGCCATCGGCACCGACACGGCGATCGCGGCGATTCCGGCGACGGCGCCAATGGTCTTGCTGGTGCGGGTCTTCACGTAAGTGCTCCTCAGGTCTTCCAGTGCATCGCATGTTAAAACGCCCAATGCGGCATCACCAAAGCGAAGACCCCGCTAAACCTACGTCGCAGGTGCTCTGACCTGCGAGTTGCGGATCTTGCCACACAATGCCGCCGCGACGAAGCACAGGGCCTAGCTACAGAGGCGCTCGGAGACTTCCCACAGCCGCAATGCGTGCGCGGCGTCCGTCGCATACGGCGCTGGGCTTTCCTGGTCGTCCTGAATCCGGCAGTCCGCCAGGTACACCGATCCGACGTCGGCGAGGTCGCTGCTCACCGCCGCCCACACCTGGGTGGCCGCGCCCTGCTCGGGCATGGTGAAGTCGCGGCGGACGTCGACCTTCGGCTGACCGGGATCCGACGAAACGAACTCCGTCAGCGCGGCGAAGTCGTCGCGGGACATGTGCCGTGCGAGTGACGTCGCCACGACGCCCGGATGCACCGCGTTTGTCCTGATGGCCTGGTCGCGCAGGCGCCGGTCCAGCTCGACCGCGTGCAGGATGTTGGCAGTCTTCGAGGCGCCGTACGCGGCGAACTTGTCGTACTCGCGGTGCTGCCAATTCGGGTCGTCGAGGTCGACGTCGGCCAGCCGATGCCCGTCCGACGACAGGTTCACGATGCGCGCACCCCCGGCCGCGCCGAGCTGCGGCTCGAGTAGGCGCGTGAGTTCGAAATGGCCGAGATGGTTGGTGCCGAACTGCATTTCGAAACCATCGGTCGTTCGGCCGAACGGGGTGAACATGACTCCCGCGTTGTTCATCAGCACGTGAATCGCGGGCGCGATGGCACCGATGGCGTCGGCAGCCGACCGGACCGCGGCCAGGGAGGTGAGGTCCAGTTCCACCGTCGAGGTCTTGGCATTCCGAACCTCGGCACGAACCCATGCGTCGGCGTCGGCGAGGGCGGCCCGATTGCGCGCGGCGAGGATGACGTGCGCGCCGGTGGCGGCGAGAGCGCGCGCCGACTCCCTGCCCAGTCCGGCCGATGCACCCGTGATGACGCACACCTTGCCGGTCAGGTCGACGCCGTCGACGACCCCCAGTGCTGTCGGCGTCGATGTCACCCCGTCAATATGTCACGCCTCGTGACTTACGATGTCGCGCATGCCTGAGCCGCTGATCGTGCCCATCCGTGGGCGTGCGCCGTCGTTGCACGCCGAGAGCTGGGTCGCGCCCAATGCGAGCCTGATCGGTCAGGTGACGCTCGGCGCCCGCGCCAGTGTCTGGTATAGCGCGACACTTCGGGCTGAGGCCGAACCGATCGAGGTCGGCGCGGGCACCAACATCCAGGACGGCGTCACGATCCACGTCGACCCCGGCTTTCCAGTCCGCATCGGCGCCAACGTCAGCGTCGGGCACAACGCCGTACTGCACGGCTGCGAGGTCGAAGACGGCTGTCTCATCGGGATGGGAGCGGTCATACTCAACGGCGCCAAGATCGGCGCGGGCTCGCTGATCGCCGCCAGCGCGTTGGTGCCGCAGGGCTTCGTCGTACCGCCGCGGTCGTTGGTGGCCGGCGTGCCCGGCAAGACGCGGCGCGATCTCAGCGACGCCGAAGTGGCGCACAACCGGCACAACGCGCAGGTGTATCAGGCACTCATCGAGCTGCACCGTGACGCCAACAACAGCTGAGCGCGACAAGGTTGCGATCCCGCGCACTCCGGGTACAGCCGTACGGTGAGCAAATTGCGAATCCTGGTTACCGGCGCCACGGGCTATGTCGGGTCGCGGCTCGTCTCAGCCCTGCTGGATGCGGGCCACGACGTTGTCGTCGCCACCCGAAGCCCCGCGCGGCTGGCCAAGTTCGGCTGGCAGGACCGGGTCACCGGGGTGGCGCTGGACGCCCACAACCAGGAGTCGGCGCGGCACGCGTTCGCCACCGCCGGACCGGTGGACGTCGTGTACTACCTCGTGCACGGCATCGGGCAGCCGGGCTTTCGCGAGGCGGATAACCGTGCGGCGGCCAACGTGGCGAACGAGGCCAAGGACGCCGGCGTTCGCCGGATCATTTACCTGGGCGGGTTCGTTCCCGACGATGACGATCTCTCCGAGCATCTGAGCAGCCGGGCCGAAGTCGCCGAGGCGCTCCGCGTGGATGGCGGGCCGGAGGTGGTGTGGCTGGGTGCGGCGATGATCATCGGGTCGGGTTCGACGTCGTTCGAGATGCTGCGCTACGTCACCGACCGATTCCTACTGATGCCGATGCCGGGGTGGTCGATCAATCCGATCGACCCGATCTCGATACAGGATGTCCTTTACTACTTGGTCGCCGCCGCGGACGAGAAGGTTCCTGCCGGGGCGTACGACATCTACGGTCCGGAGACGTCCTCCTACGCCGACCTGCTCCGCGCGTGCGCACGCATCTCCGGCAAATGGCGGGCCGAACTGCCGGTCAACGGCGTGGACATCGGGCTGGTGTCGTTGGTGACATCGGCGGTGCTGCCGGTGCCGGGCGGTCTGGCCGCTGACCTCGTGGAGTCGCTCGACCACCCGATGATGGCCTCCGAGAACGGCCTTCGTGATCTGGTGCCCGACCCGCCCGACGGCCTCGTCGGGATCGACGAGGCCATCACCAGGGCTCTCGAGAGCCGCAAACCGCAACCCGTCGACGCGCTCGCCGACCCGCACCATCTCGCCGATACGGACCCGGTCTGGGCGGGCGGTGACACCTTCCGCATTCGGCAACTGGCCAGCCACATCACGCCGTCGTTCGCGCGACCGGCGCTGGGCCTGCTCGGCGTCGTGCCAGGACCCCTCGCCGCGGCTGTGCGCACGGGACTGGACACCGCCATCGGCCTTGTCCCGAAGGCGAAGTCGGCGTGACTCAACCACCCGAAACTCGGCCGCGATGGTTGGCCGAGGCCAGGGACATCGTCGGTACCTGCCCGGTACCGCACCACGAGCCACCTAGCCTGATCCGCCGCAGACGCGTCATCGTTGCCATCGTGTTGGTCATCGGCGCTGTGCTGCTTGGCTATTCGCTGGCCCTGCCCCCGGGAGACGCCTCGTTCTACTGGCTGACGCTGGCGCTGGCCGCGGTGTGGGCGGTCGGCGCGTTGTTGTCAGGCCCGCTGCACCTTGGCTGCATTCGGTTCCGTGGCCGCAACCAGCGCCCGTGGATCACCGGGACCGCGGTGGGCCTGTTGCTCGGAGCCGTCTTCATCGTGGGCGGATTGATCGCCCGCGAAATTCCTCCTGTGCGCGAATACATCACTCGCGTACTGGAGTACGCCGACTACGGGCCGCTGCTACTGGTCACGTTCATCACCGTCGTCAACGGCGTGGCCGAAGAGATGTTCTTCCGCGGTGCTCTCTACACCGCGCTCGGCCGGTTCCATGCGGTGCTGGTATCGACGGTGCTGTACGTGATCGCGACGGGCGTCGCGACCGGTAACCCGATGCTGGGTTTTGCGGCGGCCGTCCTCGGCACCGTGTGTGCGATCGAGCGCCGCATCACCGGGGGAGTGCTCGCACCGATGCTGACCCACTTCTTCTGGGGACTGGTCATGGTGCTGGCACTGCCGCCGCTTTTCGGCGTCTAGCGCAATGGGTGCGCCAGCTCGTCCTGACGCATCTTCGCCGCAACCAACGCAATGGCCGCCAGTATCACCGGAGCGATGCCGGCCACCAAGAAAATCGTCTGCATCGTAACGATTTTCGACAGCGGGCCGACGATCGCGAACGATACCGGCATGAACGCCAGCGAGACGAAGAAGTCCAGACTCGACACCCGGCCCAGCATCTCGGAAGGTACCCGGCGCTGCAGCAGGGTACCCCAGATCACCATGCCCGCACCGTCGGTGACACCGACGACGAACGTCGCTACTGCCATCAATGCGAACGACGACGTGAAGCCGACGACCACCAAAGGGATGGAGCCGAGGCCCCACATAGCCATCATCACCGTCAGGTAGCGACGGGGCAGCCGGCCCGAGGACACCGCAAGCGCGCCAAGGGCGCTGCCCATTCCGAAGAACGCCAGGATGAAGCCGTACATGCGCGCGCCGTCGTCGAACCGGTCGTTGGCGATGAAGGGCAGCAACACCTCGATGGGTCCGAGTACGACGAGCACGAACATGCTCGCGAACAACAGCGTCCACAGCAGCCACGGCGTGCGTAGCATGAACACGAAGCCGTCCCGCAGATCGCGCAACACGTGCGCGCGTTCGACATCGGGATCCTGCGGTGGCGTCGACGCCGCCGGCCTCGTCGCGATCAGCAGGACGAGGCCGGTAGCGAAGAGTGCGGCGACCACGACAGAACCCACCGCCGGGAATGTCGCACCGATCAACATGCCTGCGACGGCCGGACCGACCGCGCGCTGGAACACCGGGCGCACCACGCCTTCGACACCGTTGGCGGCCAACAGTTGTTCGGCAGGCAGGATCCGCGGCAGGATCGCGCTGTATGCCGGGAAGAAGAACGCGGCGGCGGTTCCCATTGCGGTGGCCGCGAGGGCCAGATGCCAGACCTGCAGCGCGCCAAGCAGTCCCAGGGCTGCGACCGTTGATGCCGCCACGACGTTCACTGTCTCGACGCCGATGATGATCTTGCGCTGGTTTATCCGGTCCGCGGTGATCCCCCCGACCAGAACGAACGCCACAAACGCGGCGCCGAAGCACGTCATCACGATCGACAACGACACCGGGTTGTTGTCGAGCTCGATGACCTGTAGGGCAAGCACGACGGCGAACATGCCGTCGGCGAAGATCGATAGCGTCACCGCCGCGATGAGCAGGCGGTACTCGCGGATCTGAAAGGGTGCGAGCACGCGCCAACCGCCGGCGTCGCGCACCGGCTGAATCTCGAATTGCGTACTCACCAACCGATGGTCGCCGATCAGAGGTGACCGAGTCCACCGATTTATTTGTGTCAGGAGTCGGTGAAATTCGCCTGCCGGCGCTGCTGGAACGCCTTGGTGCCCTCGCGGAAATCGCCCGAGTCGAGCAGTGACAGCTGGCCGACCTTCTCGCGTTCCAGCGCCGCCTCGAGTTCGGGGAGCGTCGCGGAGTTGATGGCGTCCTTGGTCAACCGCAGCGCCACCCGCGGTCCGCCGGCCAGCATCGCGATGACCTTGTCGACCTCGGCATCGAACTCCTCGACCGGATGGACCGCCGTGACCAACCCGAATTCGTACGCCTCGGACGCCGGAATCCGCTCGGCCAGCAGAGCCATCCGCATGGCGCGAATACGACCGACCGCCGCGGCGATCAACGCCGAAGCGCCGCCGTCGGGCATCAGACCGATCTTGGTGAAGGCCAGCATGAAAAACGCCTTCTCCGAAGCCAATACGACATCGCAGGCCAGGGCCAGAGACACTCCGACGCCCGCCGCGGGCCCCTGGACGACGGCGACCACCGGCTGCGGGAGGCTCACGATCGACCGGACTGCGCTGTTGGCGGCGTCGAGCACATCGGCGGGCGTGCCGGTGGCATCGGGATTGGCGTGGTCGGATTCGCTGATGCCCGCGCCGGACGAGAAGCCGCGTCCGGCCCCACCGAGCCGCACCACGCGGACACGGGCATCACCCGCCGCTCGCTGCAAGGTGTCGGCGATGGTGGCGAGCATCGGTTTGGTCAGCGAGTTCAGGCTCGCCGGCCGGTTCATGGTCAGCGAGAGCACACCGTCGACCAGGTCGACGGACAGGTCGTCGATACCGCTGTAGGTCTGCACGCTCGAGTCGACCGTTGTCATGACTGAACCCTAGGACCGAAGCACTTGGTTATACAAGTAAGCTATGTCGGCGTCGACAGCGCTAGTCGGACGAAGGGCGGTAATTGGGCATGACTGGACCACTCAAGGGATTGCGTGTCGTCGAACTGGCCAGCATCGGTCCAGGTCCGCACGCTGCGATGATCCTCGGCGACCTCGGCGCCGACGTCGTGCGCATCGATCGGCCGGGAAAGCTGGGCGGCATTCCGAGCTCGCGGCGGGAAACCGCACTTCGCAATCGCCGTTCGGTGACCGCTGATCTGAAGTCCGACGAGGGTCGCGAACTGGTGCTGAAGTTGGTCGCCAAGGCCGACGTGCTGATCGAGGGACTGCGCCCCGGCGTCACCGAACGGTTGGGCTTGGGCCCCGAGGATTGTGCGAAGGTCAACGAACGCTTGGTCTATGGCCGCATGACGGGGTGGGGCCAGACCGGTCCGCGGCGGCTGCAGGCCGGTCACGACATCAACTACATCTCCCTCAACGGGGTGTTGCACTCGATCGGGCGTGCCGGTGAGCGGCCCGTGCCGCCGCTGAACTTGACCGGCGATTTCGGTGGGGGGTCGATGTTCCTGCTCGTGGGGATCCTCTCGGCGCTGTGGGAGCGTCAGACGTCCGGCAAGGGTCAGGTGGTCGACGCGGCGATGGTCGACGGGTCCAGCGTTCTGGCGCAAATGATCTGGGGCTTTCGTCAGGACGGCATGTGGTCGGACGAGCGTGGCGTGAACATGCTCGACGGCGGCGCCCCCTACTACGACACCTACACGTGCGCCGACGGCAGGCACATCGCGATCGGTGCGATAGAGCCGCAGTTCTACGCCGAGATGATCAAGGGTCTGGGTCTGGACGGCGCCGATCTGCCCGACCAGAACGACATGGCCCGCTGGCCTGAACTCCGCGCGGCCATCGCCGATGCCGTCGCCGCCAAAGATCGCGACCATTGGGCGAAGGTGTTCGCCGAAAGCGACGCGTGCGTCACGCCGGTGTTGTCCTTCGGCGAGGTCGAGTCCGAACCGCACATCACCGAGCGCGACACGTTCTACCGCGACGATTCGGCCGAGGGCGGTTACCTGCAGCCGATGCCCGCGCCGCGGTTCTCGCGCAGCGTGCCGCCCACCCCCACGCCGCCGGGGCCCGCTGGCGCCGACACCGAAGCCGTACTCCGAGACTGGGTTTGACGCCGGGTCTTTCCAACAGAGAGGGAACAGAGTAAGTGGAGATCAAAGACGCCGTAGCCGTCGTCACCGGGGGAGCTTCCGGGCTAGGCCTGGCGACCACCAAACGGCTGCTCGACAGGGGCGCATCCGTCGTGGTGATCGACCTGCGGGGCGAAGACGCCGTCGCAGCGCTCGGTGACCGCGCCACGTTCGTCGAGACCAACGTCACCGACGAGGCCGCGGTCAGCAAGGCGCTCGATGTCGCCGAGTCGATGGGCCCGGTGCGCATCAACGTCAACTGCGCCGGCATCGGCAACGCGGCCAAGACGCTGAGCAAGGACGGCCCGTTCCCGCTGGACGCGTTCAAGAAGGTCGTCGAGGTCAACCTGATCGGCACCTTCAATGTGCTTCGGCTGTCGGCAGAGCGCATCGCCAAGACCGAGCCGCTCGGGGAGGAGCGCGGCGTGATCATCAACACCGCGTCCGTCGCGGCCTTCGAGGGCCAGATCGGCCAGGCGGCGTACTCCGCGTCCAAGGGTGGCGTCGTCGGCATGACCCTGCCGATCGCCCGCGATCTGTCCCGCGAGCTGATCCGGGTGTGCACCATCGCGCCCGGACTCTTCAAGACCCCGCTGCTGGGCTCGCTGCCCGAGGAGGCGCAGCAGTCGCTCGGCAAGCAGGTGCCGCATCCGGCCCGGCTCGGCGACCCGGACGAATACGGCGCGCTGGCGGTGCACATCATCGAGAACCCGATGCTGAACGGCGAAGTCATTCGTCTGGACGGTGCGATCAGGATGGCTCCCCGATGAGCATCACCACGAAGTTCACCGAGACCTTCGGTATCGAGCATCCCGTCGTCCAGGGCGGTATGCAGTGGGTCGGTCGCGCCGAACTCGTCGCGGCAGTGGCGAATGCGGGTGCGCTCGGGTTCATCACCGCCCTGACGCAGCCGACGCCCGCCGATTTGGCGAAGGAGATCGCGAAGTGCCGCGATCTGACGGACAAGCCATTCGGGGTGAACCTGACGATCCTGCCGACCATCAACCCACCGCCGTATGACGAGTATCGACAGGTGATCGTCGACTCCGGCATCAAGATCGTCGAGACCGCGGGCTCCAACCCCGCACCCCACCTGCCGATGTTTCACGACAACGGGATCAAGGTGCTGCACAAGTGCACCTCGGTGCGGCACGCGGTCAAGGCCCAGAGCCTCGGCGTGGACGGCATCAGCATCGACGGATTCGAATGCGCAGGTCATCCCGGTGAGGACGACATCCCGGGACTGGTGCTGATCCCTGCCGCGGCGGTCAAGATCGACATACCGATGATCGCCTCGGGCGGGTTCGCCGACGGTCGTGGGCTGGTGGCTGCGCTCGCGCTGGGGGCCGACGGCATCAACATGGGCAGCCGCTTCATGTGCACCGTCGAGTCGGCCATTCACCAGAACGTGAAGGAAGCGATCGTGGCGGGCAGCGAGCTCGACACCGAGATGATCTTCCGGCCGCTGCGCAACACCGCCCGCGTCGCGAGCAACGCGGTGTCCCGCGAGGTCGTGGAGATCCTCAACCGCGGTGGTCAGTTCGAGGACGTCAAGGACCTGGTCGCGGGGTCACGCGGAGTCAAGGTCTACGAGATCGGTGACCTGGATGCCGGCATCTGGTCGGTGGGCACCGCGATGGGTCTGATCAACGACATCCCGACGTGCGGCGAGCTGGTGGCGCGGATCGTCACCGAAGCCGAAGAGATCATCACCGGCAGACTGGCCGGCATGGTCGAGGCGGACCGAGAAGAGAACGTCGCGTAGGACGGGATTTTCAGAACACAGGAATCAGCGATATGGGCCCCGCGCTGGGGCAAACCGTCGCGGAAGAACGCGCGCCCTCAGGGCGCGCGCTTTCTCATACCGCGGTGGGCAGGGTGTGCTCGTCGTCGAGCTGCTCCGAGGTATCGCCCTCTACCAGGAAATCACCGTGGTAAAGCGCCTCGAAGTCAACCTTGATGACATCAGCACTGGTGTCGTCGATCCACATGTACTGAACAGTAACCATCGCTATTAAGGAATCTTTGAGTCACGATTCGGAAAACGGTGGCAATTCTTACCGCCGGGTAGGGTCCGTCACTACCCGTCAGTAAGTTTCACCTGGTCGGGGCGTCGAAGTGGATTGGGTTCGTCCCGTTGAGCAAAACCCAGGTGAAAAGAGCCGCCGCGATGGCCACGACCAGGAGGCCGATCGCAATCCTGGCCGACCACACGGTCCTGCCGAACAATCGCGCGTCGACCGAGTACGCGCCCGCCCCCGCGAACAGCAGCGATGTGCCGCCGAGCGCGATCAGAAACGGTGCGTTGAACGGGTCGGCCCAGACCTCGGCGGCCGAGACGTTCACCGCCCACGCGTCGATCATCGCCGCGATGACAGCGCATGCCGCCAGCGGCGTCAGCGCACCGAGGAGCAGTCCGATCCCGCCTAGTAATTCAGTCGCCGTCACCATCAGCGCGGCGACGGTCGACGGCGTCCACCCGCCCGTCTCCATGAAGCCGATGGTGGCATCGAAGCTGAACACCTTCAGTAGGCCGGCGTGCACCATTGTCGCGCCGATCCCGATACGCAGGATCAGCAGGCCGATATCGGTCAAATTCGAGGTGCTCGAGGTGGTCGGTTCGGCAGTCGAGGTTGTCATACAGCGATAGACCGGCGGCGGCCACGGTTCTCATCGCGGCTGTCGTTGAACGTGGCATCGGTCCGCGTCGTACCTAAGGGAAGAGCTACCTTGCAGCGGTAACTTATCATTGGTAAGTTATCGACGGTATCCAACTAGCAGGAGGTCGCGACGTGCTTGAACGCATCGCAGGGTTGGCGATCACGGCACCACGGCGCATCGTGGCGATCGCGGCGCTCGTCATGCTGGCGTGTGGGATTTTCGGCATCCCCGTCGCCAAGAGCCTGTCCGCCGGAGGCTTCCAGGACCCCACCTCGGAGTCGGCGCAGGCGACGCAGCTGCTGGTCGACAGGTTCGGCCAGGGCGACATGGAACTCGTCATCAGCCTCACCGACGAGAACGCAAGTGCCCAGAGTCCGGCGGCGCGCGCGGTAGCCGCTGACATCGTCACGCAATTGCAGGAATCCCCGAGCGTTGCGCAAGTGACGTCCGCCTGGACCGCACCGCCGTCGGCCGTCCCCGCGCTCGTCAGCAAGGACGGTAAGACGGGTCTGATCGTCGCCGGCATCACCGGCGGGGAGAGCGGCGCGCAGAAAAACGCCAAGGAGCTCACCGACAGTTTGGTCCACGACCGTGACGGCGTGACGGTGCGCGCAGGCGGTGTGGCGATGACCTATGTCCAGATCAACGCGCAGAGCGAAAAAGACCTTCTCATGATGGAGGCCATCGCGATTCCGCTGAGCTTCATCGTGCTCGTCTGGGTGTTCGGGGGGCTACTGGCCGCGGCGCTGCCTCTGGCCGTCGGCGGGTTCGCGATCCTCGGATCGATGGCTGTGCTCCGTGCCACCACCTATGTCACCGATGTGTCCATCTTCGCGATGAACCTCACCATCGCCATGGGTCTGGCGCTCGCCATCGACTACACACTGCTCATTATCAGCCGGTACCGCGACGAGCTGGCCGACGGCGCGGACCGGGACCGGGCGCTGATCCG contains:
- a CDS encoding acyl-CoA dehydrogenase family protein: MKRTIYDAEHEAFRDTVRGYIDSELVPNAEKWEEDRIVDRSAYVAAGKHGLIGFNMPEEFGGGGSDDFRFNAIIDEEIAKAGVPAPALSLHNDVVGPYFKDLTNDEQKQRWLPGITSGETIIAVAMTEPGAGSDLAGIRTSAVRDGDDWIVNGSKTFISSGINSDLVVVVARTDPEAGHKGFSLLVVERGMEGFTRGRKLEKMGLHAQDTSELHFENVRVPGANLLGKEGRGFYHLMTNLPSERLSIAITAVAGARETWRQTLQYAKDRKAFGQPIGSFQHNRFLLAEMDTELEVTENYIDRCLQGVVDGELTAVEAAKAKWWATEVAKKVVDQCVQLHGGYGYMLEYRVARDYVDGRIQTIFGGTTEIMKEIIGRDLGL
- a CDS encoding fasciclin domain-containing protein, coding for MKTRTSKTIGAVAGIAAIAVSVPMAVTAYAQPSTEPAPTLEIPDPQGSGCDAFKTSVPSYKDLANVPVGTALQSIPDVSTFYSAISGGFNPAVNIVPVLENGPYVVFAPTNEAFAKLPPAQLDALKADPAALSDLVYYHDFLGLLGNEDVKGQRPTQQGAEINVEGDGGDIKVNDTAKVLCGAIFAKNARIYLIDTVLDPKLPPDALTPTSTSGTSTTTTTTASPTAPPTAGAAEVPAAEAPTTEPMPAADAPIG
- a CDS encoding SDR family NAD(P)-dependent oxidoreductase codes for the protein MTSTPTALGVVDGVDLTGKVCVITGASAGLGRESARALAATGAHVILAARNRAALADADAWVRAEVRNAKTSTVELDLTSLAAVRSAADAIGAIAPAIHVLMNNAGVMFTPFGRTTDGFEMQFGTNHLGHFELTRLLEPQLGAAGGARIVNLSSDGHRLADVDLDDPNWQHREYDKFAAYGASKTANILHAVELDRRLRDQAIRTNAVHPGVVATSLARHMSRDDFAALTEFVSSDPGQPKVDVRRDFTMPEQGAATQVWAAVSSDLADVGSVYLADCRIQDDQESPAPYATDAAHALRLWEVSERLCS
- a CDS encoding gamma carbonic anhydrase family protein, translated to MSRMPEPLIVPIRGRAPSLHAESWVAPNASLIGQVTLGARASVWYSATLRAEAEPIEVGAGTNIQDGVTIHVDPGFPVRIGANVSVGHNAVLHGCEVEDGCLIGMGAVILNGAKIGAGSLIAASALVPQGFVVPPRSLVAGVPGKTRRDLSDAEVAHNRHNAQVYQALIELHRDANNS
- a CDS encoding NAD(P)H-binding protein gives rise to the protein MSKLRILVTGATGYVGSRLVSALLDAGHDVVVATRSPARLAKFGWQDRVTGVALDAHNQESARHAFATAGPVDVVYYLVHGIGQPGFREADNRAAANVANEAKDAGVRRIIYLGGFVPDDDDLSEHLSSRAEVAEALRVDGGPEVVWLGAAMIIGSGSTSFEMLRYVTDRFLLMPMPGWSINPIDPISIQDVLYYLVAAADEKVPAGAYDIYGPETSSYADLLRACARISGKWRAELPVNGVDIGLVSLVTSAVLPVPGGLAADLVESLDHPMMASENGLRDLVPDPPDGLVGIDEAITRALESRKPQPVDALADPHHLADTDPVWAGGDTFRIRQLASHITPSFARPALGLLGVVPGPLAAAVRTGLDTAIGLVPKAKSA
- a CDS encoding CPBP family intramembrane glutamic endopeptidase, producing the protein MAEARDIVGTCPVPHHEPPSLIRRRRVIVAIVLVIGAVLLGYSLALPPGDASFYWLTLALAAVWAVGALLSGPLHLGCIRFRGRNQRPWITGTAVGLLLGAVFIVGGLIAREIPPVREYITRVLEYADYGPLLLVTFITVVNGVAEEMFFRGALYTALGRFHAVLVSTVLYVIATGVATGNPMLGFAAAVLGTVCAIERRITGGVLAPMLTHFFWGLVMVLALPPLFGV
- the tet(V) gene encoding tetracycline efflux MFS transporter Tet(V) — translated: MQPVRDAGGWRVLAPFQIREYRLLIAAVTLSIFADGMFAVVLALQVIELDNNPVSLSIVMTCFGAAFVAFVLVGGITADRINQRKIIIGVETVNVVAASTVAALGLLGALQVWHLALAATAMGTAAAFFFPAYSAILPRILPAEQLLAANGVEGVVRPVFQRAVGPAVAGMLIGATFPAVGSVVVAALFATGLVLLIATRPAASTPPQDPDVERAHVLRDLRDGFVFMLRTPWLLWTLLFASMFVLVVLGPIEVLLPFIANDRFDDGARMYGFILAFFGMGSALGALAVSSGRLPRRYLTVMMAMWGLGSIPLVVVGFTSSFALMAVATFVVGVTDGAGMVIWGTLLQRRVPSEMLGRVSSLDFFVSLAFMPVSFAIVGPLSKIVTMQTIFLVAGIAPVILAAIALVAAKMRQDELAHPLR
- a CDS encoding enoyl-CoA hydratase → MTTVDSSVQTYSGIDDLSVDLVDGVLSLTMNRPASLNSLTKPMLATIADTLQRAAGDARVRVVRLGGAGRGFSSGAGISESDHANPDATGTPADVLDAANSAVRSIVSLPQPVVAVVQGPAAGVGVSLALACDVVLASEKAFFMLAFTKIGLMPDGGASALIAAAVGRIRAMRMALLAERIPASEAYEFGLVTAVHPVEEFDAEVDKVIAMLAGGPRVALRLTKDAINSATLPELEAALEREKVGQLSLLDSGDFREGTKAFQQRRQANFTDS
- a CDS encoding CaiB/BaiF CoA transferase family protein, with the protein product MTGPLKGLRVVELASIGPGPHAAMILGDLGADVVRIDRPGKLGGIPSSRRETALRNRRSVTADLKSDEGRELVLKLVAKADVLIEGLRPGVTERLGLGPEDCAKVNERLVYGRMTGWGQTGPRRLQAGHDINYISLNGVLHSIGRAGERPVPPLNLTGDFGGGSMFLLVGILSALWERQTSGKGQVVDAAMVDGSSVLAQMIWGFRQDGMWSDERGVNMLDGGAPYYDTYTCADGRHIAIGAIEPQFYAEMIKGLGLDGADLPDQNDMARWPELRAAIADAVAAKDRDHWAKVFAESDACVTPVLSFGEVESEPHITERDTFYRDDSAEGGYLQPMPAPRFSRSVPPTPTPPGPAGADTEAVLRDWV
- a CDS encoding 3-hydroxyacyl-CoA dehydrogenase, yielding MEIKDAVAVVTGGASGLGLATTKRLLDRGASVVVIDLRGEDAVAALGDRATFVETNVTDEAAVSKALDVAESMGPVRINVNCAGIGNAAKTLSKDGPFPLDAFKKVVEVNLIGTFNVLRLSAERIAKTEPLGEERGVIINTASVAAFEGQIGQAAYSASKGGVVGMTLPIARDLSRELIRVCTIAPGLFKTPLLGSLPEEAQQSLGKQVPHPARLGDPDEYGALAVHIIENPMLNGEVIRLDGAIRMAPR